A genome region from Purpureocillium takamizusanense chromosome 8, complete sequence includes the following:
- a CDS encoding Salicylate 1-monooxygenase (EggNog:ENOG503P0EZ~COG:C~TransMembrane:1 (o6-25i)) encodes MPELNVVIVGAGIAGLTCAITLARYKDVKVTVVEKYPSNSQIGNGIQIPCNAARVMQKLGLLDQLIRLSHGPSTGTITMNYSDGKVINERDFTNYRERYGSPWLLAHRVDYMNVLYTEACNLGVKFMFGCEVEDLDFDKTVARLSNGDVVHGDVIVGCDGVKSVVRSVMHPTIETENDESLAYRALFTPEQVAKLSPEAAKAINQPSKCLFWLGADIQIVFYSLRGGSVYNLVVSVIDDDLNARTEEGDSLALLRQRFADWDPALQELMGTADGVARFQLLKVQDPPFWSRGNVTLMGDAAHYMLPYLGQGAAMCAEDGFVLGTLLGRMTEHVNSNVDIQGGGMHANSAPRDYARVVLDAYEGLRHQRRLRVAKYSRAAGEISHMPDEDAQHIRSDGTYDYDEETCISDWPWIDSRCIKFLLLYKADEEAEREFARLVASGALDTRNSPAQSGSEPLDMRVGLGEGLRAR; translated from the exons ATGCCGGAGCTGaacgtcgtcatcgtgggAGCTGGCATTGCCGGCCTGACTTGCGCCATCACGCTGGCCCGGTACAAGGACGTCAAGGTCACTGTCGTCGAGAAATATCCATCGAATAGCCAG ATTGGCAACGGCATTCAAATCCCTTGCAATGCCGCTCGCGTGATGCAAAAGCTGGGCCTGCTGGATCAGCTCATCAGGCTCTCGCACGGCCCATCGACAGGCACGATAACGATGAACTATTCCGACGGGAAAGTCATCAACGAGCGAGACTTTACCAACTATCGCGAGCGATATGGCTCCCCGTGGCT GCTCGCCCATCGCGTCGATTACATGAATGTGCTGTATACCGAGGCGTGCAACTTGGGAGTCAAGTTCATGTTCGGGtgcgaggtcgaggaccttGACTTTGACAAGACCGTGGCGCGGCTGAGCAACGGAGACGTCGTTCATGGGGATGTCATTGTTGGCTGTGACG GAGTCAAATCGGTGGTCCGATCCGTCATGCACCCCACGATAGAGACCGAAAACGACGAGTCTTTGGCATACCGAGCCCTCTTCACCCCGGAGCAGGTCGCCAAACTCTcccccgaggccgccaaggcgaTCAACCAGCCCTCGAAATGCCTCTTctggctcggcgccgacatccAGATCGTCTTCTACAGCCTCCGGGGCGGCTCGGTATACAACCTGGTCGTGtccgtcatcgacgacgacctcaacgccaggaccgaggagggcgacagcctcgcgctgctgcgccagagGTTCGCCGACTGGGATCCCGCGCTGCAGGAACTAATGGGCACCGCGGACGGGGTGGCCCGCTTCCAGCTGCTCAAGGTGCAGGACCCGCCGTTCTGGTCGCGCGGCAATGTAACCCTCATGGGTGATGCGGCGCATTATATGCTGCCCTACCTCGGACAGGGGGCCGCCATGTGCGCCGAGGACGGATTCGTGTTGGGCacgctgctcggccgcaTGACGGAGCACGTGAATAGTAACGTTGATATCCAGGGGGGCGGCATGCATGCCAACAGCGCACCAAGGGACTACGCCCGTGTTGTCCTGGATGCCTACGAGGGGCTTcgccaccaacgccgcctgCGCGTGGCCAAATACTCGAGGGCGGCAGGTGAGATTAGCCACAtgcccgacgaggacgcgcagCATATCCGGAGTGACGGGACCTacgactacgacgaggagacgTGCATCAGCGACTGGCCTTGGATCGATTCGCGCTGCATCAAGTTTCTGCTGCTGTATaaagccgacgaggaggcagagCGTGAATTTGCCCGGCTCGTCGCATCCGGCGCCTTGGACACGCGCAACAGCCCGGCCCAATCTGGCAGTGAGCCTTTGGACATGAGAGTTGGTCTTGGAGAGGGCTTGCGTGCTCGATAA
- the CDR1_4 gene encoding Multidrug resistance protein (TransMembrane:11 (o539-559i571-593o613-636i648-670o676-698i796-816o1222-1243i1298-1325o1345-1364i1376-1394o1496-1516i)~EggNog:ENOG503NTZE~COG:Q) encodes MYGINANYDSTAATTGVPINPRHDAHEEELAAATAQTTDPTKTQATSITEAGGNDEKLGSFPNSLGKDDEDDSPEAEMVRRTSVVQALARSYSRASGAAPGGTENPFFAEEDSPLNPNSASFSGREWAKAVVELVSQDGGGFRSAGVCFQNLNVHGFGASTDYQKDVANVWLSLAATARQLTGSGRQRIDILRQFDGLVHKGEMLVVLGPPGSGCSTFLKTIAGEMNGLFVDDGSYFNYQGIGAKEMHSNHRGEAIYTAEVDVHFPMLTVGDTLTFAARARQPRQLPQGLNRNDFAAHLRDVVMAMFGISHTINTRVGNEYVRGVSGGERKRVTISEAALSGAPLQCWDNSTRGLDSANAIEFCRTLRLQTELFSSTACVSIYQAPQSAYDLFDKAVVLYEGRQIFFGRADAAKQYFINLGFECPARQTTPDFLTSMTSPLERIVRPGFEGKAPRTPDEFAAAWKNSVEYKALQAEIEDYKIAHPIGGPDAEAFRASKHAQQARGQRKKSPYTLSFGQQVKLCLWRGWKRLTGDPSLTVGALIGNFIMALIIGSVFFNLGDSTGSFFQRGALLFFACLMNAFASALEILTLYAQRPIVEKHSRYALYHPSAEAVASMLCDMPYKILNSIVFNLTLYFMTNLRREPGPFFFFLLISFVTVLVMSMIFRTIASASRTLFQALVPAAILILDLVIFTGFVLPKRYMLGWCRWLSYIDPLGYAFEALMVNEFHERKFECNQYVPTAQAPSPAAPNLLSEYANVGGNNRVCSAVGSIPGQSYVLGDDYVYQQFEYQWNHRWRNFGIVIAFTIFFLICYMVAAELVSEKKSKGEVLVYRRGHKPAAARHAEKKRDPEAAMANIGPVITAERSRGQVGKEGGLLQEQTSVFQWHDVCYDIKIKGEPRRILDHVDGYVKPGTLTALMGVSGAGKTTLLDCLADRTSMGVITGEMLVDGQPRDRSFQRKTGYVQQQDLHLQTTTVREALNFSAILRQPAHVPKEEKLAYVEEVIKLLEMDEYADAVVGVPGEGLNVEQRKRLTIGVELAAKPPLLLFVDEPTSGLDSQTSWAILDLLEKLTKAGQAVLCTIHQPSAMLFQRFDRLLFLAKGGKTVYFGEIGENSKTMTSYFERNGGHPCPDEANPAEWMLEVIGAAPGTTTDIDWFQTWRESSEYTAVQDELENIKREKQGIAAQTEDEDPGSYREFAAPFSVQAKENLFRVFQQYWRTPVYIYAKTALCTLVALFIGFIFFRAPNSIQGLQNQMFSIFQLLTVFGQIVQQSMPQFVIQRSLYEARERPSKVYSWKVFMLSQIIVELPWNSLMAVLMYVCWYYPVGLYRNAEPTDAVTERGALMFLYLLMFMLFTGTFSTFIIAGFETAEAGGNLANLMFTLCLIFCGVLAQPNTLPRFWIFMYRVSPFTYLVSGLLSTGVANTNVICADNELLHFSPPSGKTCGEYMSTYIKVFGGSLEDKNATSECSYCPISETNKFLEGVSSNYDDRWRNFGILWAFVVFNIFAALFVYWLARVPKKNLGNEKKKKKE; translated from the exons ATGTACGGCATCAACGCAAATTACGactccacggccgccacgaccggCGTGCCCATCAATCCCCGTCACGATGCGCACGAGGAagagctcgcggccgccaccgcgcagACCACCGATCCGACCAAGACGCAGGCCACCTCCATCACCGAGGCCGGGGGCAACGACGAAAAGCTTGGATCCTTCCCCAACTCGCtgggcaaggacgacgaggacgattcGCCAGAGGCGGAGATGGTGCGCCGCACTTCCGTCGTGCAGGCCCTTGCGCGCTCGTACTCGCGAGCCTCTGGCGCGGCACCTGGCGGCACCGAGAATCCATTcttcgccgaggaggactcGCCCTTGAACCCAAACTCGGCCAGCTTCAGCGGTCGCGAGTGGgccaaggccgtcgtcgagctcgtgtCGCAGGATGGTGGCGGCTTCCGCTCGGCTGGCGTCTGCTTCCAGAACCTCAACGTCCACGGCTTCGGCGCGTCGACGGATTACCAAAAAGACGTCGCCAACGTGTGGCTGTCCCTCGCAGCGACTGCACGTCAACTCACGGGCTCTGGCCGCCAGCGCATCGATATTCTGCGTCAGTTTGACGGCCTAGTGCACAAAGGAGAAatgctggtggtgttgggccCCCCTGGATCCGGTTGCTCCACCTTCCTCAAGACCATTGCTGGAGAGATGAACGGCCTTTTCGTCGACGATGGGTCCTATTTCAATTACCAAG GCATTGGCGCTAAGGAGATGCATTCGAACCATCGCGGCGAGGCAATTTACACCGCCGAAGTGGATGTGCATTTCCCCATGCTGACTGTTGGCGATACCCTCACTtttgccgcccgcgcccgccagccccgCCAGCTACCCCAAGGTCTCAACAGGAATGACTTTGCCGCCCACCTCCGCGATGTGGTCATGGCCATGTTTGGCATTTCGCATACCATCAACACGCGGGTTGGCAATGAATACGTGCGAGGCGTCTCGGGTGGCGAGCGCAAGCGTGTCACCATTTCTGAAGCCGCCTTGTCTGGCGCGCCCCTGCAATGCTGGGATAACTCCACCCGTGGCCTGGATTCCGCCAACGCTATCGAGTTCTGCAGGACGCTTCGCCTGCAGACGGAGCTCTTCAGCAGCACTGCCTGCGTGTCTATCTACCAGGCACCGCAGAGCGCCTACGATCTCTTCGATAAGGCTGTCGTCTTATACGAGGGTCGCCAGATCTTCTTCGGTCGCGCTGATGCTGCTAAGCAATATTTCATCAATCTCGGCTTCGAGTGCCCTGCCCGTCAGACTACCCCCGACTTCCTCACCTCCATGACGTCGCCACTGGAGCGCATTGTCCGCCCTGGCTTTGAGGGCAAGGCGCCGCGAACACCCGATgagttcgccgccgcctggaaGAATAGTGTCGAGTACAAGGCCCTGCAAGCCGAAATTGAGGACTACAAGATTGCTCACCCCATTGGTGGTCCCGATGCAGAGGCATTCCGTGCTTCCAAGCATGCTCAACAGGCTCGCGGCCAGCGCAAGAAGTCTCCCTACACCTTGTCATTCGGCCAACAGGTCAAGCTGTGCCTGTGGCGAGGTTGGAAGCGATTGACTGGCGACCCCAGCTTGACCGTCGGCGCCCTTATTGGCAACTTTATCATGGCTCTTATCATTGGCAGTGTTTTCTTCAATCTCGGCGATTCGACCGGAAGCTTTTtccagcgcggcgccttgctcttcttcgccTGCTTGATGAACGCCTTTGCCTCCGCCCTTGAG ATTTTGACATTGTATGCCCAACGACCCATTGTCGAGAAGCACAGTCGGTATGCTCTATACCATCCGTCGGCAGAGGCCGTCGCATCAATGCTGTGCGACATGCCCTACAAGATATTGAACTCGATCGTCTTCAACTTGACGCTCTACTTCATGACGAACCTGCGGAGAGAACCGGGgcctttcttcttcttcctgctcATATCTTTCGTCACGGTTCTGGTCATGTCCATGATCTTCCGCACCATCGCATCGGCTTCTCGCACCTTGTTTCAGGCGCTCGTTCCCGCCGCCATATTGATCCTTGACCTGGTTATTTTCACTGGTTTCGTCTTGCCCAAGCGCTACATGTTGGGCTGGTGCCGTTGGTTGAGCTATATTGACCCTCTCGGCTACGCATTCGAAGCCCTAATGGTCAACGAGTTCCACGAACGCAAGTTCGAGTGCAACCAGTACGTGCCAACGGCTCAGGCCCCAAGCCCAGCAGCCCCCAATTTGCTGTCTGAGTATGCCAACGTGGGTGGCAACAACCGGGTTTGCAGCGCCGTCGGATCCATTCCTGGCCAATCCTATGTCCTAGGCGATGACTACGTGTACCAGCAGTTTGAATACCAGTGGAACCACAGATGGCGCAACTTTGGTATCGTCATTGCGTTCACcatcttcttcctcatcTGCTACATGGTGGCTGCCGAGCTGGTGTCCGAAAAGAAGTCCAAGGGCGAGGTTCTTGTCTACCGCCGCGGTCAcaagcccgccgctgccaggcACGCCGAAAAGAAACGTGACCCCGAAGCGGCAATGGCAAATATCGGACCCGTCATTACTGCTGAGCGCAGCCGTGGTCAGGTGGGCAAGGAGGGTGGATTGCTCCAGGAACAGACGTCTGTGTTCCAGTGGCATGACGTCTGCTACGACATCAAGATCAAGGGTGAACCGCGCCGCATCTTGGACCATGTCGATGGCTATGTGAAGCCGGGGACCCTCACTGCGCTAATGGGTGTgtcgggcgcgggcaagaCCACTCTCCTGGACTGTTTGGCGGACCGCACCTCGATGGGTGTCATTACGGGAGAGATGCTGGTGGACGGCCAGCCTCGTGATCGATCCTTCCAGCGCAAGACCGGCTACGTTCAACAGCAAGACCTCCACTTACAAACGACAACCGTCCGCGAGGCTCTCAACTTCAGCGCCATTcttcgccagccagctcacGTGCCGAAGGAAGAAAAGCTAGCCTACGTTGAGGAGGTCATTAAGCTATTGGAAATGGACGAAtatgccgacgccgtcgttggcgttCCTGGCGAAGGCCTTAACGTTGAGCAGCGCAAGCGTCTTACAATCGGCGTGGAGCTCGCTGCCAAGCCCCCCCTACTGCTTTTCGTTGACGAACCCACCTCCGGTCTTGATTCGCAAACGTCTTGGGCAATTCTGGATCTCCTTGAGAAGCTGACCAAGGCTGGCCAGGCCGTGCTTTGCACAATCCACCAGCCTTCAGCAATGCTCTTCCAACGCTTCGATCGCCTCCTGTTCTTGGCAAAAGGCGGCAAGACTGTCTACTTTGGTGAGATTGGCGAGAACTCGAAGACTATGACCAGCTACTTCGAACGCAATGGTGGCCACCCGTGTCCTGACGAGGCCAACCCCGCCGAATGGATGCTGGAAGTTATCGGCGCTGCACCCGGAACGACTACAGACATCGACTGGTTCCAGACTTGGCGTGAGAGCTCCGAGTACACTGCCGTCCAAGACGAACTCGAGAACATCAAGCGCGAAAAACAGGGCATTGCAGCACAGACCGAGGATGAGGACCCCGGCAGCTACCGTGAATTTGCCGCGCCGTTCTCGGTTCAGGCCAAGGAGAACCTTTTCCGAGTCTTCCAGCAATACTGGCGAACCCCGGTATATATCTACGCGAAAACGGCGCTCTGCACCCTCGTTGCGCTCTTCATCGGTTTCATCTTTTTCCGTGCGCCCAATTCTATTCAGGGCCTGCAGAACCAGATGTTCTCCATTTTCCAGCTCCTCACCGTCTTCGGTCAGATTGTTCAGCAGTCCATGCCCCAGTTCGTCATCCAACGCTCCCTATACGAGGCTCGCGAGCGTCCCTCAAAGGTCTATTCTTGGAAGGTCTTCATGCTCTCGCAGATCATCGTGGAGCTGCCCTGGAATAGCTTGATGGCCGTGCTCATGTACGTCTGTTGGTACTACCCTGTCGGCCTCTACCGCAATGCGGAGCCGACTGACGCTGTCACCGAACGCGGGGCACTCATGTTCCTTTACCTCCTGATGTTCATGCTCTTCACCGGTACTTTCTCGACGTTCATCATTGCTGGTTTCGAGACCGCAGAGGCCGGTGGCAATCTCGCCAATCTCATGTTCACGCTTTGCCTCATCTTCTGTGGTGTCCTGGCCCAGCCGAACACCCTGCCTCGCTTCTGGATCTTCATGT ATCGCGTATCGCCGTTCACATATTTGGTCAGCGGTCTTTTATCAACAGGCGTGGCCAACACAAACGTTATTTGCGCCGACAACGAACTGCTGCATTTCTCGCCGCCTTCGGGAAAGACTTGCGGCGAGTACATGTCCACGTACATCAAAGTCTTTGGTGGCAGCTTGGAAGACAAGAACGCAACCTCGGAGTGCTCATACTGCCCCATCTCAGAGACGAACAAGTTCTTGGAGGGAGTCAGCAGCAACTACGATGACAGGTGGCGCAACTTTGGCATCCTGTGGGCCTTTGTTGTGTTCAACATTTTTGCCGCACTCTTTGTGTACTGGCTGGCACGAGTGCCCAAGAAGAACCTTGGcaacgagaagaagaagaagaaggagtaG